A genomic window from Astatotilapia calliptera chromosome 12, fAstCal1.2, whole genome shotgun sequence includes:
- the elmod3 gene encoding ELMO domain-containing protein 3, translated as MTSEVFRGQDQKQVQQTTRSHAMEEDIDVASRIEGLNGLSHECKPLEEITNGHSNHKPIMNGLVIGHNVKDHTNGSAPLRSLPISALKQNGLLQTLAAGDQPKPEDDKENVELEKARQEWEALEHTQPALTEDFNPTPLIPFNEALQYFQTTDLGDLLKNIQPTIRRTGLAAITHFLFGPPRLHRELLEERDLVFAIAQCPVDNSQTVHMRVLQTIYKKLIGSKLDCPRYGVHWENIGFQGTDPATDLRGTGFLGLMHTLYFVMDPETLPLARDIYKLSQHPTQNFPFSVMSINMTRIALQVLREEALSKECNRRQQVVGVLNEFYVATYLHLYQLWKTQQKTIADSGFVLKEVELFAKKNPKQMLRRLEVFLKERRAGGIPRGTSPDPVAQQPSPSLGERGAKAGTAQARKGKEMHFTGVCDLPPDMEGEARLI; from the exons ATGACTTCAGAAGTCTTTAGAGGCCAGGATCAGAAACAAGTTCAGCAGACAACGCGCTCACATGCAATGGAAGAAGACATTGATGTCGCCTCCCGCATTGAG GGTCTAAATGGTTTGTCTCATGAATGTAAACCATTAGAGGAGATAACCAATGGACACTCCAATCATAAGCCT aTCATGAATGGACTGGTTATTGGTCATAATGTCAAAGACCACACCAATGGCAGCGCACCACTCAGATCTCTGCCG atTTCAGCATTAAAACAGAATGGTCTTCTGCAAACCCTGGCAGCTGGAGACCAGCCCAAGCCTGAAG atGATAAGGAAAATGTGGAGTTGGAAAAGGCCAGGCAGGAGTGGGAGGCTCTAGAGCACACCCAGCCAG CTCTCACTGAGGACTTTAACCCAACCCCACTTATCCCCTTCAATGAAGCCCTGCAGTACTTTCAGACCACAGACCTTGGGGATTTGCTG AAGAACATCCAGCCAACCATTCGCAGGACTGGTCTGGCTGCGATCACACACTTCCTCTTTGGACCTCCGCGACTTCACAGGGAGCTCCTGGAGGAGAGAGATCTCGTCTTTGCCATTgcacagt GCCCTGTTGACAACAGCCAAACGGTCCACATGCGTGTCCTCCAGACCATTTATAAGAAGCTGATTGGCAGCAAGTTGGACTGTCCACGGTATGGCGTACACTGGGAAAACATTGGCTTTCAGG GTACAGACCCTGCCACTGACCTACGTGGCACTGGATTCCTGGGACTGATGCATACTCTATATTTTGTGATGGACCCAGAGACTCTACCCTTGGCTAGAGACATCTACAAATTATCACAACACCCGACACAG aACTTTCCATTTAGTGTGATGTCAATCAACATGACCCGCATCGCTCTGCAAGTACTAAGAGAGGAGGCCTTGTCCAA GGAGTGTAATCGTCGTCAGCAAGTGGTCGGCGTGCTGAACGAATTCTACGTTGCCACGTATCTGCACCTTTATCAACTGTGGAAGACCCAGCAGAAGACCATCGCTGACTCTGGCTTTGTTCTGAAAG AGGTGGAGCTGTTTGCCAAAAAGAACCCCAAGCAGATGCTGCGCCGGCTAGAGGTCTTCCTGAAAGAGAGGCGGGCAGGTGGAATCCCCCGTGGGACGTCACCAGACCCTGTGGCTCAACAGCCTTCTCCCAGCCTGGGGGAGCGAGGGGCCAAAGCTGGCACTGCACAGGCACGCAAGGGAAAGGAGATGCACTTCACAGGAGTGTGTGATCTACCGCCAGACATGGAGGGAGAGGCCAGACTGATCTAA